Proteins encoded together in one Hymenobacter monticola window:
- a CDS encoding bifunctional UDP-N-acetylmuramoyl-tripeptide:D-alanyl-D-alanine ligase/alanine racemase, with amino-acid sequence MFAFSLLPRLLAGHLLQAPADPAAEVRHLLLDSRRVGLPAGALFFALRGPSHDGHRYLPALYAQGVRLFIVEAAHELPGGLSAYPGAGIMAVPSSLAALQALAAAHRATFAGPVLAITGSNGKTIVKEWLAQLLSPDEDICRSPRSYNSQVGVPLSVWELNPARHTLGIFEAGISEVGEMARLAEVIKPTEGIFTNLGTAHDAGFASHEQKLREKLKLFQGPQLQRLFYCYDQPLVRAAVAELQLPGFSWTRQPDQPADVYFAAVTSADGPTRWRARTANDTHEFTLPFADEPSVENALHCLAVLLHRGVEPAELQRRLTRLHPVAMRLEMKLGRHDSYLLDDTYNNDLAGLSLALNALARQPRPGRRTLILSDVLESGLGSAELYAQVAALLPAAGITRLIGIGEEISQLGVKSEGLRVAALEAAESEPQLSTQFFPSTEAFLAQLNPANFAREVVLIKGARRFGFERIVAALQAQQHGTVLEVNLDALSHNLQHYRRQLRPGTRLMVMVKAFAYGAGSYEVASLLEFQRADYLAVAYADEGIALREAGISLPIMVMNPAPDSFDLLRHYRLEPEIYSFEMLDEYLATFRTLDETAPPAPRIHLKLDTGMRRLGFDEADLPALLARLRTHAAHLPVASAMTHLAAADDPAHDDFTQAQLAAFRRMAAALEEALGHPVIKHALNSAGILRFPDAHFDMVRLGIGLYGVDASGRDTDALRPVSELRTTISQIKTLPAGHTVGYGRRGVAADVARRIATLAIGYADGYDRRFGNGAGMVLIRGQRAPLIGSVCMDMCMVDVTSIPDARAGDVAVVFGEGLPLPELAGRIGTIAYELLTNVSERVKRVFVSE; translated from the coding sequence GTGTTCGCCTTCTCCTTGCTGCCGCGCCTGTTGGCCGGCCACCTCCTCCAAGCCCCCGCCGACCCGGCCGCCGAAGTCCGCCACCTGCTGCTCGACAGCCGCCGGGTGGGCCTGCCGGCGGGCGCGCTGTTTTTCGCTCTGCGCGGCCCCAGCCACGACGGCCACCGCTACCTGCCCGCGCTCTATGCCCAGGGCGTGCGGCTGTTTATTGTCGAAGCCGCGCACGAACTCCCCGGCGGCCTGAGCGCCTACCCGGGGGCCGGCATCATGGCCGTGCCCAGTTCGTTGGCGGCCCTTCAGGCGCTGGCGGCTGCCCACCGCGCCACCTTTGCCGGCCCGGTGCTGGCCATCACCGGTTCCAACGGCAAAACCATCGTGAAAGAGTGGTTGGCCCAGCTGCTGAGCCCCGACGAAGACATCTGCCGCTCGCCACGCTCCTACAATTCGCAAGTGGGCGTGCCGCTGAGCGTGTGGGAGTTGAATCCTGCCCGCCATACGCTGGGCATTTTTGAAGCCGGTATTTCGGAAGTGGGGGAGATGGCGCGCCTGGCCGAGGTTATCAAACCCACCGAAGGTATTTTCACCAACTTGGGCACGGCCCACGACGCCGGCTTTGCTTCCCATGAGCAGAAGCTGCGCGAGAAACTAAAGCTGTTTCAGGGCCCGCAGCTGCAGCGGCTCTTCTACTGCTACGACCAGCCGCTGGTGCGCGCCGCCGTAGCAGAGTTGCAACTGCCCGGTTTCAGCTGGACGCGCCAGCCCGACCAGCCGGCCGACGTGTACTTTGCCGCCGTGACCAGTGCCGACGGCCCCACCCGCTGGCGTGCCCGCACGGCTAATGACACCCACGAATTCACCCTGCCCTTTGCCGACGAGCCCTCGGTAGAAAATGCCCTGCACTGCCTGGCCGTGCTGCTGCACCGCGGCGTGGAGCCCGCCGAACTCCAGCGCCGCCTCACGCGCCTGCACCCCGTGGCCATGCGCCTGGAAATGAAGCTGGGCCGCCACGATTCCTACCTGCTCGACGATACCTATAACAACGACCTCGCCGGCCTGTCGCTGGCCCTCAACGCCCTGGCCCGGCAGCCTCGGCCCGGCCGCCGCACCCTCATACTGAGCGACGTACTGGAATCGGGCCTCGGCAGCGCCGAGCTGTACGCCCAGGTAGCGGCCCTGCTGCCAGCCGCCGGCATCACGCGCCTCATCGGGATAGGGGAGGAGATAAGTCAGTTAGGAGTTAAGAGTGAAGGGCTAAGAGTTGCCGCATTGGAAGCTGCTGAATCAGAGCCCCAGCTCTCAACTCAATTTTTCCCCTCCACCGAAGCCTTCCTGGCCCAGCTCAACCCCGCCAACTTTGCCCGCGAAGTGGTGCTCATCAAGGGCGCCCGCCGCTTTGGTTTCGAGCGCATCGTGGCCGCCCTGCAGGCCCAGCAGCACGGCACGGTGCTGGAAGTCAACCTCGACGCCCTCAGCCACAACCTGCAGCACTACCGCCGCCAGCTCCGGCCGGGCACCAGGCTCATGGTGATGGTGAAGGCCTTTGCCTACGGCGCGGGCTCCTACGAAGTGGCCAGCCTGCTCGAATTTCAGCGGGCCGACTACCTGGCCGTGGCCTACGCCGACGAAGGCATCGCCCTGCGCGAAGCCGGCATCAGCCTGCCCATCATGGTGATGAACCCGGCGCCGGATTCCTTCGACCTGCTGCGGCATTACCGCCTGGAGCCGGAAATCTACTCGTTCGAAATGCTGGACGAGTACCTGGCCACCTTCCGCACGCTGGACGAGACGGCCCCGCCCGCGCCCAGGATTCACCTCAAGCTCGACACCGGCATGCGCCGCCTCGGTTTTGACGAAGCCGACCTGCCCGCGCTATTGGCCCGCTTGCGCACCCACGCCGCCCACCTGCCCGTGGCCAGCGCCATGACGCACCTGGCCGCCGCCGACGACCCCGCCCACGACGACTTTACCCAAGCGCAGCTGGCCGCCTTCCGCCGCATGGCGGCCGCGCTGGAAGAGGCGCTGGGCCACCCCGTTATCAAGCACGCGCTGAACTCGGCCGGCATTCTGCGCTTCCCCGACGCGCATTTCGACATGGTGCGCCTCGGCATCGGCCTCTACGGCGTAGACGCCAGCGGCCGCGATACGGACGCCCTGCGCCCCGTGAGCGAGCTGCGCACCACCATTTCCCAAATCAAAACCCTGCCCGCCGGCCACACCGTAGGCTACGGACGCCGCGGCGTGGCCGCCGACGTGGCGCGGCGCATAGCCACGCTGGCCATTGGCTACGCCGACGGCTACGACCGCCGCTTCGGCAACGGGGCCGGCATGGTCCTTATTCGGGGGCAGCGCGCGCCACTCATCGGCTCGGTGTGCATGGATATGTGCATGGTGGACGTGACGAGCATTCCCGACGCCCGGGCCGGCGACGTGGCCGTGGTGTTTGGCGAGGGCCTGCCGTTGCCCGAGCTGGCCGGGCGCATCGGCACTATTGCCTACGAACTGCTCACCAACGTGAGCGAGCGGGTGAAGCGCGTGTTTGTGAGCGAGTAG
- a CDS encoding alpha/beta hydrolase family protein, whose product MWKGKLPLLGGQLEVTVSVVPLSNGKFFAALDVPAQKVSRMETELTVRGDSVLMRMPGADSRYAARFDRSKRELNGTWTQGREKSAVRLYYFPMPTATGPGTRLTPPYREEEVTFNNPVGRLNLAGTFTIPPGKGPFPAVVLVSDVGAQDREGTTGDYHMMGSLADYLTRRGIAVLRYDDRGVGKSGGNTTTATTAMLVSDVQAAVNFLRSQLDVNINRIGVIGHGEGANVALLAAGKPLPPAFVVSLAGYGLTGEQTLLQQLVDEQKAQKIDPVKVQAAYERQRTMYDIMRQTGTPQAQAIVANMMRQDQPSLDAKAAQAQAAQLLTPWRTYFLSFDPIAELDGVSCPVLLLNGANDLQAPADLHLTALEKELRSVNRNVTTKRLPGVNHLFQPPKTEWTLMNGEMMPLFSPMALETIREWIVGLGVKK is encoded by the coding sequence TTGTGGAAAGGAAAGCTTCCGCTGCTGGGCGGGCAGTTGGAGGTGACCGTCAGCGTAGTACCGTTGTCGAACGGAAAGTTTTTTGCTGCTCTCGATGTACCGGCGCAGAAAGTGAGCCGCATGGAAACGGAGCTGACCGTGCGCGGCGATTCGGTGCTGATGCGCATGCCGGGCGCCGATAGCCGCTACGCCGCCCGCTTCGACCGCAGCAAGCGCGAGCTGAACGGCACCTGGACGCAGGGCCGGGAAAAGTCGGCGGTGCGACTTTACTACTTCCCCATGCCCACCGCCACGGGGCCGGGCACCCGCCTCACCCCGCCGTACCGTGAAGAAGAAGTCACCTTCAACAACCCCGTGGGCCGGCTGAACTTGGCCGGCACCTTCACCATTCCGCCCGGCAAGGGGCCGTTTCCGGCCGTGGTGCTGGTGAGCGACGTGGGCGCGCAGGACCGCGAGGGCACCACCGGCGACTACCACATGATGGGCTCGCTGGCCGACTACCTTACCCGCCGGGGCATTGCCGTGCTGCGCTACGACGACCGGGGCGTGGGCAAATCGGGCGGCAACACCACCACGGCCACCACGGCCATGCTGGTAAGCGACGTGCAGGCCGCCGTCAACTTCCTGCGCTCGCAGCTCGACGTCAACATCAACCGCATTGGGGTAATCGGCCACGGCGAAGGAGCCAACGTGGCCCTGCTCGCGGCTGGCAAGCCCCTGCCGCCGGCGTTTGTGGTGTCGTTGGCCGGGTACGGCCTCACCGGCGAGCAAACGTTGTTGCAGCAGCTGGTGGACGAGCAAAAGGCGCAGAAAATCGACCCCGTGAAAGTGCAGGCCGCCTACGAACGCCAGCGCACCATGTACGACATCATGCGCCAGACCGGCACCCCGCAGGCCCAGGCCATTGTGGCCAACATGATGCGCCAGGACCAGCCCAGCCTCGACGCCAAAGCCGCGCAGGCGCAGGCGGCCCAGCTGCTCACGCCCTGGCGAACCTATTTTTTGTCGTTTGACCCCATTGCTGAGTTGGATGGCGTAAGCTGCCCGGTGCTGTTGCTCAACGGCGCCAACGACCTGCAGGCTCCGGCCGACCTGCACCTCACCGCCCTGGAAAAGGAACTCAGAAGCGTCAACCGCAACGTCACCACCAAGCGCCTGCCCGGCGTAAACCACCTGTTTCAGCCCCCCAAAACGGAGTGGACCTTGATGAACGGCGAGATGATGCCCCTGTTTTCGCCAATGGCCCTGGAAACCATCCGCGAATGGATTGTGGGCCTGGGCGTGAAAAAATAG
- a CDS encoding carboxypeptidase-like regulatory domain-containing protein, protein MMKRLPLIAFWVLLLLPALSWAQENRITGRVVDAKTKDPVPFASIGLREEGTGALTNEYGYFQLAGLEKTSQDSLIVMTLGYERTALFIKRGSTEDLIIELKKREVRLGEVKVVGGKVKNLELGSKSNNPGEGMIQGLPGSQYAFFVKNDKQKKLGNVRTVSFYIGENGFPREPFRVRLYKADGNYNAPNTDLLTENVVVSASRGGEWYTIDLSTYNIPAPEEGFFVAMEWIVGGDKFYTTNFMDNYTPYGQIMRPTFEYKESRTWSYTIGKGWNLLTLANGQGRRYNAMIKAEVDMIK, encoded by the coding sequence ATGATGAAACGCTTACCTCTTATCGCCTTTTGGGTTCTGCTACTATTGCCCGCCCTAAGCTGGGCGCAGGAAAACCGCATCACCGGCCGCGTCGTGGATGCCAAGACCAAGGACCCGGTGCCCTTCGCCTCCATTGGCCTGCGCGAAGAGGGCACCGGCGCTCTCACCAATGAATATGGCTATTTTCAGTTGGCTGGACTCGAAAAAACCAGCCAGGACTCCCTGATTGTGATGACGTTGGGCTACGAGCGCACCGCACTGTTTATCAAACGCGGCAGCACCGAAGACCTCATCATCGAGCTCAAAAAGCGTGAGGTACGGCTGGGCGAAGTGAAAGTAGTGGGCGGCAAGGTGAAGAACCTGGAGCTGGGGTCGAAATCAAATAATCCGGGCGAGGGCATGATTCAGGGCCTGCCGGGCAGCCAGTATGCTTTTTTCGTGAAAAACGATAAGCAGAAGAAGCTGGGCAACGTGCGGACGGTGTCGTTCTACATCGGCGAGAACGGCTTCCCGCGCGAGCCCTTCCGCGTGCGCCTCTACAAGGCCGACGGCAACTACAACGCCCCCAACACCGACCTGCTCACCGAAAACGTGGTAGTATCCGCCTCGCGCGGCGGCGAGTGGTACACCATCGACCTGAGCACTTATAACATCCCGGCGCCGGAAGAGGGCTTCTTCGTGGCCATGGAGTGGATTGTGGGCGGCGACAAGTTCTACACCACCAACTTCATGGACAACTACACGCCCTACGGCCAGATTATGCGCCCCACCTTCGAATACAAGGAGAGCCGTACCTGGAGCTACACCATCGGCAAGGGCTGGAACCTGCTGACGCTGGCCAACGGCCAGGGCCGCCGTTACAACGCCATGATTAAGGCCGAGGTCGACATGATTAAGTAA
- a CDS encoding FeoA family protein: MALFRRSAPKPAATVSSRRTAQDLRLGETGTICCLEDPEMALKLLEMGCIPGVKVRLSGRAPLGDPLMLVLGDQEYTLSVRASEAATIMLKE, encoded by the coding sequence GTGGCCCTTTTTCGTCGCTCTGCTCCCAAACCTGCGGCTACCGTCTCTTCCCGACGCACGGCCCAAGACCTGCGCCTGGGTGAAACCGGCACCATCTGCTGCCTCGAAGACCCCGAAATGGCGCTGAAGCTGCTGGAAATGGGCTGCATCCCGGGCGTGAAGGTGCGCCTGAGCGGCCGCGCGCCCCTCGGCGACCCGCTGATGCTGGTGCTCGGCGACCAGGAATACACTTTGTCGGTGCGGGCCAGCGAGGCCGCCACCATTATGCTGAAAGAATAG
- a CDS encoding OmpA family protein — MKKTILSLFAATALLASCETKHSETKDQLAEAGQDTAVMARTGQTAGDMAAGAAASADNAWDMTKAKLADVKFKEITLPGVSVRGDSTYNVYSVDEKVLFDTDKSDIKPTAAEALKQITGSIGQRYGTSQVRVMGFADSRGDKDYNKDLSEKRAEAVKNYLVSNGSIDAGRVSVEPMGEAMPAASNATAAGRQENRRVEIAVRTR; from the coding sequence ATGAAAAAAACCATTCTTTCGCTATTCGCAGCCACAGCGCTGCTGGCCAGCTGTGAAACCAAGCACTCGGAAACCAAAGACCAACTTGCCGAAGCTGGCCAGGATACGGCCGTGATGGCCCGCACCGGCCAGACCGCCGGCGACATGGCCGCGGGTGCTGCCGCGTCGGCCGACAACGCCTGGGACATGACCAAGGCCAAGCTGGCCGACGTGAAGTTCAAGGAAATCACGCTGCCCGGCGTGAGCGTGCGCGGCGACAGCACCTACAATGTGTACAGTGTGGACGAGAAGGTGTTGTTTGATACCGATAAGTCGGACATCAAGCCCACCGCGGCCGAAGCGCTGAAGCAGATTACAGGCTCCATTGGCCAGCGCTACGGCACCAGCCAGGTGCGCGTGATGGGCTTTGCCGACTCGCGCGGCGACAAGGACTACAACAAAGACCTGAGCGAGAAGCGCGCCGAAGCCGTGAAGAATTACCTCGTCAGCAACGGCAGCATCGATGCCGGCCGCGTGAGCGTGGAGCCCATGGGCGAGGCCATGCCCGCCGCCTCCAACGCCACGGCCGCCGGCCGGCAGGAAAACCGCCGCGTGGAAATTGCGGTGCGCACCCGGTAG
- a CDS encoding carboxypeptidase-like regulatory domain-containing protein produces the protein MSTRLLLLALFIAAFTTSGWAQQVQIKGVIVDKDTKEPLPFSSIGLKNEQIGALSNEHGIFIVPAPTQNTADSLVVVALGYARRAVLVKRGVALENLTIEVPKRAVALGNVTVKGGKVKNLGLGAKSDNPGEGMIQGLPGSQYAFFVKNDKKKKLGNVRTVSFYIGENGFPREPFRVRLYKADGNYNAPNTDLLTENVVVSAPQGGQWYTVDLTPYNISAPEEGFFVAMEWVVSGDKFFATNFMDDYTPYGQIMRPTFEFKESRTWNYSIGKGWSLITASNGQGLRYNAMIKAEVDMIK, from the coding sequence ATGTCTACACGCCTACTTTTATTAGCATTATTTATAGCTGCATTTACCACGTCCGGCTGGGCTCAACAGGTCCAAATCAAGGGGGTAATTGTAGACAAAGACACCAAAGAGCCCCTGCCTTTTTCTTCCATCGGCTTGAAAAATGAACAGATTGGCGCGCTCAGCAACGAGCACGGCATCTTCATCGTACCGGCTCCCACGCAAAACACGGCCGATTCGCTGGTGGTGGTGGCGCTGGGTTATGCCCGCCGGGCCGTACTGGTGAAGCGCGGGGTAGCACTCGAAAACCTCACCATTGAGGTGCCCAAGCGGGCCGTAGCACTCGGCAACGTGACGGTGAAAGGCGGCAAGGTGAAGAACCTGGGCCTTGGCGCCAAGTCCGACAACCCCGGCGAGGGCATGATTCAGGGCCTGCCGGGCAGCCAGTACGCCTTCTTCGTCAAGAATGACAAGAAAAAGAAGCTGGGCAACGTGCGGACGGTGTCGTTCTACATCGGCGAAAACGGCTTTCCGCGCGAGCCCTTCCGCGTGCGCCTCTACAAGGCCGACGGCAACTACAACGCCCCCAACACCGACCTGCTCACCGAAAACGTCGTCGTCTCGGCCCCCCAGGGCGGGCAGTGGTACACCGTCGACCTGACGCCCTACAACATCAGCGCGCCCGAAGAAGGATTCTTCGTGGCCATGGAGTGGGTGGTGAGCGGCGACAAGTTTTTCGCCACCAACTTCATGGACGACTACACGCCCTACGGCCAGATTATGCGCCCCACTTTCGAGTTCAAAGAAAGCCGCACCTGGAACTACTCCATCGGCAAGGGCTGGAGCCTCATCACGGCCTCCAACGGCCAGGGCCTACGCTACAACGCCATGATTAAGGCCGAAGTCGACATGATTAAGTAG
- a CDS encoding hydrogen peroxide-inducible genes activator: MNLQQLSYVVSLDTHRQFGLAAEKSCVSQPALSVQVQKLEEELGVLLFDRTQRGAEPTAIGAKVIAQARLVLREAQLLRELVQVEKGEVVGELRLGVIPTLAPYLVPRFLVGLTAAYPDLRVRVEELRSEEIMQQLKEHRLDVGLLVTPLDDRQLHELPLLNEPFLLLASETHPLAAAATVQPTDLRQPGLWLMQQGHCFRNQVLNLCGLASPTEAVTYESGSIETLKELVRRHHGYTLVPELAVLDEVDHNRLLKRFAEPAPVREVSLVVHHGFVRTTLLTALRDLILASVPARLHATNAGAKVRWR; the protein is encoded by the coding sequence ATGAACCTGCAGCAGCTCAGCTACGTGGTGTCCCTCGACACCCACCGCCAATTCGGCCTTGCCGCTGAGAAAAGCTGCGTGAGCCAGCCCGCCCTGAGCGTGCAGGTGCAGAAGCTGGAAGAGGAGTTGGGCGTGCTGCTTTTCGACCGCACCCAGCGCGGGGCCGAGCCCACGGCCATCGGCGCCAAGGTCATTGCCCAGGCCCGGTTGGTGCTGCGCGAGGCCCAATTGCTGCGCGAGCTGGTGCAGGTGGAAAAGGGCGAGGTAGTGGGCGAACTGCGGTTGGGTGTCATTCCCACACTGGCGCCCTACTTGGTGCCGCGCTTTCTGGTGGGCCTGACGGCGGCCTATCCCGATTTACGCGTGCGGGTGGAAGAGCTGCGCTCCGAGGAAATTATGCAGCAGCTCAAGGAGCACCGGCTCGACGTGGGCCTGCTCGTGACGCCGCTTGACGACCGGCAGCTGCACGAGCTGCCCTTGCTGAACGAGCCGTTTCTGCTGCTGGCTTCCGAAACCCATCCGCTGGCGGCGGCCGCCACCGTGCAGCCCACCGACCTGCGCCAGCCCGGCCTGTGGCTGATGCAGCAGGGCCACTGCTTCCGCAACCAAGTGCTGAACCTCTGCGGTCTGGCTTCGCCTACCGAGGCGGTGACGTACGAAAGCGGCTCCATTGAGACGCTGAAGGAGCTGGTGCGCCGGCACCACGGCTACACGCTGGTGCCGGAGCTGGCGGTGCTTGACGAAGTAGACCACAACCGGCTGCTCAAGCGCTTTGCCGAGCCGGCCCCCGTACGCGAGGTGAGCCTGGTAGTGCACCATGGCTTTGTGCGCACCACGCTGCTCACGGCCCTGCGCGACCTCATTCTGGCCAGCGTGCCGGCCCGGCTGCACGCCACCAACGCCGGGGCCAAAGTGCGCTGGCGCTGA
- a CDS encoding alpha/beta hydrolase family protein, whose translation MTVNTYRLLRLLGAFLFCLTLAAPGWARPGAAPRAVADAPALDGLWKGQLKVPGGQLEVIFRFVKLTGGEYFATMDVPLQKVSRMAVKTEVKGDTVRLFAEEANSRFVGKVSADGKQMVGQWQQPGFKVPMTLAFSPLPAMNDKKVRLTPPYREEEATFSNLTVNTRLSGMLTIPAGPGPFPAVVLLSDAGPQDRDGTVGDFAPLGLLADYLTRRGVAVLRFDDRGTGKSGGTPAVTTADLVSDAQAGLNYLRTRPEIDLAHLGLVGHGEGGNVALLAAAQPLPPAFVVALAPYGLPGRDIVVQQQATTLRTLGTENAQIEAATKRQQAMLEIIRQTTDNAQAQAIVANMLKQSNAAIDNATAQSSAAEMTSPRYRYFLAFNPVEKLSAVACPVLLLNGTSDLTINADANLNALKNGLSKNKGVTVKKLQGVNHLFQPDATKWPVINGQPQPNFSPEAQETIREWIMAQAKK comes from the coding sequence ATGACCGTCAATACTTATCGTTTACTGCGCCTGCTGGGCGCATTCTTATTCTGCCTCACCCTTGCTGCCCCCGGCTGGGCCCGCCCGGGCGCCGCGCCCCGCGCCGTGGCCGATGCCCCCGCCCTCGACGGCCTCTGGAAAGGCCAGCTAAAGGTGCCCGGCGGCCAGCTCGAGGTCATCTTCCGCTTCGTGAAGCTCACCGGCGGCGAATACTTCGCCACCATGGACGTGCCCCTGCAGAAGGTGAGCCGCATGGCCGTGAAAACCGAAGTGAAAGGCGACACCGTGCGCCTCTTCGCCGAAGAAGCCAACAGCCGCTTCGTGGGCAAGGTATCGGCCGATGGCAAGCAGATGGTGGGCCAATGGCAGCAGCCCGGCTTCAAGGTGCCCATGACGCTGGCCTTCAGCCCGCTGCCGGCCATGAATGACAAGAAGGTACGCCTCACCCCGCCCTACCGCGAGGAGGAAGCCACCTTCAGCAACCTCACCGTGAACACTCGCCTCTCGGGCATGCTCACCATTCCGGCCGGGCCTGGTCCGTTCCCGGCCGTGGTGCTGCTGTCTGATGCCGGCCCGCAGGACCGCGACGGCACCGTGGGCGACTTTGCCCCGCTGGGCTTGCTGGCCGACTACCTCACCCGCCGCGGCGTGGCCGTGTTGCGCTTCGACGACCGGGGCACGGGCAAGTCGGGCGGCACGCCTGCCGTGACCACCGCCGACCTGGTGAGCGACGCCCAGGCTGGCCTCAATTACCTGCGCACCCGCCCCGAAATCGACCTGGCCCACCTGGGCCTGGTGGGCCACGGCGAAGGCGGCAACGTGGCCCTGCTGGCCGCTGCGCAGCCCCTGCCGCCGGCTTTTGTGGTGGCCCTGGCCCCTTACGGCCTGCCCGGCCGCGACATTGTGGTGCAGCAGCAGGCCACCACGCTGCGCACCCTCGGCACCGAAAACGCGCAGATTGAAGCGGCCACCAAGCGCCAGCAGGCCATGCTCGAAATCATCCGGCAAACCACCGACAACGCCCAGGCCCAAGCCATCGTGGCCAACATGCTGAAACAGAGTAACGCCGCCATCGACAACGCCACCGCTCAGTCGAGCGCCGCCGAAATGACTTCGCCCCGCTACCGCTACTTCCTGGCGTTCAATCCTGTTGAAAAACTGTCGGCCGTGGCTTGCCCGGTACTGCTCCTCAACGGCACCTCCGACCTCACCATCAACGCCGACGCCAACCTGAATGCGCTGAAAAATGGCCTGAGCAAAAACAAGGGCGTGACGGTGAAGAAACTGCAAGGTGTGAACCACCTCTTCCAGCCCGATGCCACCAAATGGCCCGTCATCAACGGCCAGCCCCAGCCCAACTTCTCGCCCGAGGCCCAGGAAACCATCCGTGAGTGGATTATGGCCCAGGCAAAGAAATAG